The Paenalcaligenes faecalis genome has a window encoding:
- a CDS encoding ankyrin repeat domain-containing protein, with protein MNNNDDKAINAVFSLIEGGLTNQLTDALQAQPELVNAVSDKKLTVFETLLDAGYTKVASEVLSIAEFDVNHSRHHPLRAAIATGNIDLAFTLLEKGASPNYRPEGISSALLLCLENEYFELAEAMVRFGAEVDIRNHAGWTPLIWASMKGRFKAVQFLLNHGANIHACNNGGWNAVTGAYYKKHTNIVELLLDKGAVFGEKYAAAALLTAYDNGYLDIVEYLLKDMKINPNITDDKDISLLAKAVSKGDWPIVKLLLEKGANPNVFDDAGLPLLAALASNGNDELIAFFLHKGADIHLCSSDGVTAIYAAASYNHYSTLEYLLEKGANINIQKESGWTPLMIAAKAGYKEVIELLLKHGANTQLVTKKGLTAKAIARHYAPKNRNQQMIDSAYSDIVKKLTLPKHLIDG; from the coding sequence ATGAATAATAATGATGACAAAGCTATTAATGCTGTATTTAGTCTGATCGAAGGCGGGCTTACTAATCAGTTAACTGATGCGCTTCAAGCGCAGCCTGAATTAGTAAATGCTGTTTCGGACAAAAAGCTGACTGTATTTGAAACATTGCTAGATGCTGGTTATACAAAAGTCGCTTCAGAAGTCTTAAGTATTGCCGAGTTCGATGTTAACCATAGTCGCCATCATCCGCTCCGTGCAGCCATTGCAACCGGGAATATTGACTTAGCTTTTACTTTACTTGAAAAAGGAGCTAGTCCTAATTACCGCCCTGAAGGTATAAGTTCAGCTTTATTATTATGCTTAGAAAATGAATATTTCGAACTGGCTGAAGCGATGGTTAGGTTTGGTGCAGAGGTAGATATTCGTAATCATGCGGGTTGGACGCCCTTGATTTGGGCAAGCATGAAAGGTCGGTTTAAAGCGGTGCAGTTTTTATTGAATCATGGTGCTAATATCCACGCTTGTAACAACGGTGGCTGGAATGCGGTTACTGGAGCTTACTATAAAAAGCATACCAATATAGTTGAGTTGCTGCTAGATAAAGGGGCGGTATTTGGTGAAAAGTACGCAGCTGCAGCTCTGCTGACAGCATATGATAATGGCTATCTGGATATTGTTGAATATCTGCTTAAAGATATGAAAATAAATCCAAATATTACTGATGATAAGGATATATCACTATTAGCCAAGGCTGTTAGCAAAGGCGATTGGCCTATCGTCAAGTTATTACTAGAGAAAGGCGCTAATCCAAATGTGTTTGATGATGCGGGATTACCATTGCTTGCGGCATTAGCGAGTAATGGAAATGATGAACTTATAGCGTTTTTTTTACATAAGGGTGCAGATATTCATTTATGCTCTAGCGATGGGGTAACAGCTATTTATGCAGCCGCTTCCTATAATCACTACTCAACTCTAGAGTACCTTTTAGAGAAAGGTGCCAATATTAACATTCAAAAAGAGTCTGGCTGGACACCATTAATGATCGCAGCTAAAGCGGGTTATAAAGAGGTTATTGAGTTGCTTTTAAAGCATGGTGCAAATACTCAGTTAGTTACAAAAAAAGGATTAACTGCTAAAGCGATTGCCCGTCATTATGCTCCTAAAAATAGAAATCAACAAATGATTGATTCTGCGTATAGTGACATTGTTAAAAAATTAACTTTACCTAAGCACCTAATAGATGGTTAA
- a CDS encoding Fic family protein, protein MRELILDLCQLQPLTANQLCQLLGRKDSKELRRTYLRPLLEEGVLKMLYPETENHPNQAYVLVSN, encoded by the coding sequence GTGCGTGAGTTGATTTTAGATCTATGTCAGTTACAGCCGCTGACGGCGAACCAGTTATGTCAGCTCTTAGGTAGGAAAGACAGTAAAGAGTTACGCCGTACCTACTTACGTCCCCTGTTAGAAGAGGGCGTGCTAAAAATGCTTTATCCTGAAACAGAGAATCATCCTAATCAGGCTTATGTTCTAGTGAGTAACTAA
- a CDS encoding ATP-binding protein, whose protein sequence is MPYARMEDFDPQVIELYRRERARVNTNAEELLYNNEDLLEALGAVRREGDQLLPTLAGVLLFAKPIALRRLLPMVKIDYIRIAGLEWVEDPHKRFQSSIEVRKPLLQALSAAEASIIDDLPKGFHLPEGQLQSIQEPIVPRKIIREALANAVMHRTYIKHSPIQIVRYSNRIAIRNSGHSLKPMEQLGTPGSWPRNPVIAAVLHDLNLAEAKGTGIRSMRRLAIEAGLPLPEFKTDRIGDSFSVSLYLHNLINEDDHAWLRSLTPETLDEEEAKVLIYARATGAVDNAACRDFSGLDTLSASKTLRKLRDKGLLIKQGSGNRTYYILRSEANLHGIPPSSQLEAGGDHGISLGGSSETSQLLPIIPPSLQHAYLQSVQGLGSRKCVS, encoded by the coding sequence ATGCCCTATGCTCGTATGGAGGATTTCGACCCTCAAGTTATTGAGCTTTATCGTCGTGAAAGAGCGCGTGTGAATACGAATGCCGAGGAGCTGCTTTATAATAACGAGGATTTGCTTGAGGCGTTAGGTGCTGTACGACGTGAAGGAGATCAGTTATTACCGACTTTGGCGGGAGTATTGCTTTTTGCAAAACCAATAGCTTTACGCCGTTTGCTGCCTATGGTCAAAATCGATTACATACGGATTGCTGGTTTGGAGTGGGTGGAGGATCCACATAAACGTTTTCAGTCTTCTATTGAAGTTCGTAAGCCATTATTGCAGGCTTTATCTGCAGCGGAAGCCAGTATTATTGACGACTTGCCCAAGGGGTTTCATCTACCAGAGGGGCAGCTGCAAAGTATTCAAGAGCCTATTGTGCCTCGTAAGATCATACGAGAAGCCTTAGCTAATGCGGTGATGCATCGGACTTATATTAAACATAGCCCTATTCAAATTGTACGTTATAGCAATCGTATTGCAATCCGAAATTCTGGTCATTCACTTAAACCTATGGAGCAGCTTGGCACTCCCGGATCATGGCCACGTAATCCGGTCATAGCTGCTGTTTTACATGATTTAAACTTAGCCGAGGCCAAAGGAACGGGAATTCGTAGTATGCGTCGATTAGCGATTGAGGCAGGCTTACCTTTACCTGAATTTAAGACGGATCGAATTGGAGATAGCTTTAGCGTTAGTTTATATTTGCATAATTTAATCAATGAAGATGATCATGCTTGGTTGCGCTCATTAACTCCCGAGACATTGGATGAGGAGGAGGCAAAAGTTCTTATTTATGCTCGTGCCACAGGTGCGGTCGATAATGCTGCTTGCAGGGATTTTTCTGGTCTGGATACCCTGAGTGCAAGTAAGACACTGCGCAAATTGCGTGATAAGGGATTATTAATTAAACAGGGTAGCGGTAATAGAACGTATTATATTTTAAGAAGTGAAGCGAATTTACATGGAATCCCCCCAAGCTCACAGCTCGAAGCTGGGGGGGATCATGGCATAAGCTTGGGGGGATCCTCTGAAACTTCCCAGCTCCTCCCCATTATCCCCCCTAGTTTACAACACGCCTACCTGCAGTCGGTACAAGGCCTAGGCAGCAGGAAGTGCGTGAGTTGA
- a CDS encoding VF530 family protein, with the protein MMSINTQPNNPLHGITLKMVVTALYNHYGWEGLAKQVNVNCFKNEPSIKSALTFLRKTEWARLEVEQLYLRTFA; encoded by the coding sequence ATGATGTCAATAAATACCCAGCCGAACAACCCTTTGCATGGCATTACGTTGAAAATGGTGGTGACTGCCTTGTATAACCACTATGGCTGGGAGGGCCTAGCTAAGCAAGTGAATGTAAACTGCTTTAAGAATGAGCCATCCATCAAGTCGGCCTTGACGTTTTTGCGCAAAACGGAATGGGCGCGTTTAGAGGTTGAGCAATTGTACTTAAGAACTTTTGCTTAA
- the phaR gene encoding polyhydroxyalkanoate synthesis repressor PhaR: protein MTQENTPETARLIKKYPNRRLYDTQTSAYITLADVKQLVLANETLQVVDAKSGEDITRSVLLQIILEEETGSMPMFSANALAQIIRFYGSAMQGVMGSYIEKNIQAFIDIQERMAEQSKGLYSTQIGPEAWAQFMAGQTPVLQNAMNSYIEQSKNLFVQMQDQMQGQTLTMFNAFPFNPVAPKKE from the coding sequence ATGACACAAGAAAACACACCAGAAACAGCTCGACTGATTAAAAAATACCCAAATCGACGTTTGTACGATACCCAAACCAGTGCTTACATCACGCTTGCGGATGTAAAGCAGCTCGTGCTCGCGAACGAAACCTTGCAGGTCGTTGACGCCAAGTCTGGTGAAGACATTACACGTAGTGTTCTGTTGCAGATTATTCTCGAAGAGGAAACGGGTAGTATGCCGATGTTTTCGGCAAATGCCTTAGCGCAAATTATCCGTTTCTATGGTAGTGCCATGCAAGGTGTAATGGGTAGCTACATCGAGAAAAACATTCAGGCATTCATCGATATTCAAGAGCGAATGGCTGAGCAGTCTAAGGGCTTATATAGTACGCAAATAGGTCCAGAGGCTTGGGCTCAATTTATGGCAGGGCAGACTCCTGTGTTGCAAAATGCCATGAATAGCTATATAGAACAGAGTAAAAATCTGTTTGTACAGATGCAGGATCAAATGCAGGGTCAGACATTAACTATGTTTAATGCTTTCCCTTTTAATCCTGTGGCGCCCAAAAAAGAGTAA
- the phbB gene encoding acetoacetyl-CoA reductase, producing the protein MTAKIAYVTGGMGGIGTTICQRLAKEGFTVIAGCSPSRNAQEWLDAQKELGFEFHASAADVTDWDSTVAAFAKIKEQFGGVDVLVNNAGITRDGLFRKMTIDDWRAVMDTNLNSLFNVTKQVIDGMTEKGWGRIINISSVNGQKGQFGQTNYSTAKAGMHGFTKALAQEVASKGVTVNTVSPGYIGTDMVRAIREDVLEKIVATIPVRRLGEPEEIASMVTWLASDDAGFATGGDFSVNGGLHMS; encoded by the coding sequence ATGACAGCGAAAATTGCTTATGTTACGGGTGGTATGGGTGGTATTGGGACTACAATTTGTCAGCGTTTAGCCAAAGAAGGCTTTACCGTTATTGCGGGTTGTAGCCCAAGCCGAAACGCACAAGAGTGGCTAGATGCACAGAAAGAGTTGGGTTTTGAGTTCCATGCTTCGGCTGCTGATGTGACGGATTGGGACTCTACCGTTGCCGCGTTTGCTAAAATTAAAGAGCAATTTGGTGGTGTAGATGTCTTAGTTAATAATGCGGGTATCACACGAGATGGTTTATTTCGTAAAATGACAATAGACGACTGGCGTGCTGTAATGGATACAAATTTAAACAGTCTATTTAATGTCACCAAGCAAGTTATTGATGGTATGACAGAAAAGGGCTGGGGACGTATTATTAACATTAGTTCGGTTAATGGCCAAAAAGGGCAGTTTGGTCAAACCAACTACTCCACTGCTAAAGCAGGTATGCATGGCTTTACTAAAGCTTTAGCCCAAGAGGTCGCCTCTAAGGGTGTGACAGTGAATACCGTGTCACCCGGTTATATTGGTACAGATATGGTTCGTGCTATCCGCGAAGATGTATTGGAAAAAATCGTAGCGACGATTCCTGTACGACGTCTAGGCGAACCAGAGGAAATTGCTTCAATGGTAACGTGGCTAGCTTCCGATGATGCTGGCTTTGCTACTGGGGGGGATTTCTCCGTTAATGGCGGCCTGCACATGAGCTAA
- a CDS encoding PHA/PHB synthase family protein gives MNFLSSQTWQAPSLINKDQLAEIQQEFLSTWQELNVQAQKGELQPPRNRRFKGEAWAQNQQALLSAHVWQLYANTLERMAHTVSDSPQMQERLAFASMQWAEALCPANYLITNPDAMHTAMQTKGQSLLQGAQNFLQDVQKGRMQQTDESKFAVGENLAVTPGAVIYQNELLQLIQYQPQQASVYETPLFIVPPSINKYYILDLQPENSFVRYALDQGKQVFLISWRNPLAEDDDGILDASWGDYLEHGILQAIKVAQDVSGSPKLNTLGFCVGGTMLASALSLAKARGENPANSMTLLTAMLDFHDVGILRVFVDEAFALLREWQLSGSNKLMQASDLATTFSFLRPSELVWNYVTSNYLKGETPSAFDILYWNADSTNLPGPFFTWYFRNTYLENNLKVPGKVKVDSVPIDFSRLDMPVYMYASIDDHIVPWRTAYASSGILPGADRFVLGASGHIAGVINPPAQNRRHYWAYDAAGVAEFPGSGDDWLSSAPKHEGSWWGDWDQWLSKKSGKKKTAPKTLGNKNYPVLEAAPGQYVKTKAVS, from the coding sequence GTGAATTTTTTAAGCTCTCAAACTTGGCAGGCTCCCTCTTTAATCAATAAAGATCAGCTTGCTGAAATCCAGCAGGAATTCTTGAGTACTTGGCAAGAGTTAAATGTACAGGCACAAAAAGGCGAGTTGCAGCCTCCACGTAATCGACGCTTTAAGGGCGAGGCGTGGGCGCAGAATCAACAAGCTCTCCTTAGTGCCCATGTGTGGCAGTTGTATGCGAATACCTTAGAGCGTATGGCTCATACTGTCAGTGACAGTCCTCAGATGCAAGAGCGCTTGGCTTTTGCCTCTATGCAGTGGGCAGAGGCCTTGTGCCCGGCAAACTACTTGATTACTAATCCTGATGCTATGCATACCGCTATGCAAACCAAAGGTCAGAGCTTGCTTCAGGGGGCGCAGAACTTTTTGCAAGATGTGCAAAAAGGTCGTATGCAGCAAACGGACGAGTCTAAATTCGCCGTAGGCGAGAACTTGGCCGTGACACCTGGTGCGGTAATTTATCAGAATGAATTATTGCAATTGATTCAGTACCAACCCCAGCAGGCTTCGGTATACGAAACACCATTATTTATTGTGCCGCCTAGCATCAATAAATATTACATCTTGGATCTTCAGCCTGAAAACTCATTTGTGCGTTATGCCTTGGATCAAGGCAAACAAGTGTTCTTGATTTCTTGGCGTAATCCCTTAGCAGAAGACGATGATGGCATCCTTGATGCCAGTTGGGGTGACTATTTAGAACACGGTATTTTGCAGGCTATTAAGGTCGCTCAAGACGTGAGTGGCAGTCCTAAATTAAACACGCTAGGGTTTTGTGTTGGTGGGACGATGTTGGCTTCAGCATTAAGCCTAGCCAAAGCTCGTGGTGAAAACCCAGCTAATAGCATGACATTATTAACTGCTATGCTTGATTTCCACGATGTGGGTATTTTGCGTGTCTTTGTGGATGAGGCATTTGCGCTTCTACGAGAGTGGCAGTTGTCAGGCTCAAATAAGCTGATGCAGGCCTCTGATTTGGCCACGACTTTTTCGTTCTTGCGTCCCTCTGAGCTAGTTTGGAATTACGTCACCAGTAACTACCTCAAAGGCGAGACGCCGTCAGCCTTTGATATTTTGTATTGGAATGCGGACAGCACTAACTTACCTGGTCCATTCTTTACTTGGTATTTCCGTAATACCTATTTAGAAAACAACTTAAAAGTGCCTGGAAAGGTCAAGGTTGACTCTGTGCCTATCGATTTCAGCAGGCTTGATATGCCAGTTTATATGTACGCATCCATTGATGATCATATTGTGCCATGGCGTACTGCATATGCTAGCTCCGGTATTTTGCCAGGAGCCGATCGATTTGTATTGGGTGCGTCCGGACACATTGCAGGGGTCATTAACCCTCCGGCACAAAATCGACGCCATTACTGGGCTTATGATGCTGCGGGCGTAGCTGAGTTCCCCGGTTCCGGCGATGACTGGTTAAGTTCGGCTCCTAAACACGAGGGGAGCTGGTGGGGGGACTGGGATCAGTGGCTAAGTAAAAAGTCAGGCAAAAAGAAAACTGCGCCTAAAACATTGGGTAATAAAAATTATCCGGTCCTAGAGGCTGCTCCTGGTCAGTACGTAAAAACAAAAGCCGTTTCTTAA
- the pgeF gene encoding peptidoglycan editing factor PgeF, producing the protein MEKQIKTLTGPEWPGVRYFSTTLAGGVSQNEWAGLNLGEHCGDEPEHVAKNRQRLYQLLPNLPHWLQQVHGTQLYQALKPTPKQHTWQQAPVADAAWTTTPKAVIAVLTADCLPVVITDEKGSIVGVAHAGWRGLADGVLEKLLLRLQQNRPLHTRWRAWIGPAISQENFEVGQDVFNAFIQKDKTLAAFFICTNQVGKYKADLAGLAKNRLCCAAQNNIDIVLSHACTFEEKQSYYSYRRQAKTGRIATIAWLE; encoded by the coding sequence ATGGAAAAACAAATAAAGACGTTGACCGGCCCAGAGTGGCCGGGTGTGCGGTATTTCAGTACAACCCTAGCAGGAGGAGTCAGTCAGAACGAGTGGGCTGGCTTAAACCTAGGAGAGCATTGTGGTGACGAGCCCGAGCATGTAGCAAAAAATAGACAACGTTTATATCAGCTGCTGCCCAATTTACCGCATTGGTTGCAGCAGGTTCATGGCACGCAGTTATATCAAGCCCTAAAACCTACCCCTAAACAGCACACATGGCAGCAGGCTCCTGTTGCGGACGCGGCGTGGACTACGACGCCTAAGGCCGTTATAGCTGTATTAACAGCAGATTGTCTGCCGGTGGTGATTACGGATGAAAAAGGCTCTATTGTTGGCGTAGCTCATGCGGGTTGGCGTGGATTAGCCGATGGCGTTTTAGAAAAACTATTGTTGCGTCTGCAGCAAAATAGACCATTGCATACACGCTGGAGAGCATGGATAGGTCCAGCGATTAGTCAGGAAAATTTTGAGGTGGGCCAAGATGTATTTAATGCTTTTATTCAAAAAGACAAGACCTTAGCTGCATTTTTTATTTGTACTAATCAGGTAGGTAAATATAAGGCTGACTTAGCTGGATTGGCTAAAAATCGTTTATGTTGCGCTGCGCAAAATAATATAGATATTGTATTAAGCCATGCTTGTACATTTGAAGAAAAACAAAGTTACTATTCGTATAGACGTCAAGCTAAAACAGGCAGAATAGCCACAATTGCCTGGTTAGAATAA
- a CDS encoding RluA family pseudouridine synthase, protein MNSAIDQTENSHALQFNIAISAMPERLDKVLAQLMPDHSRSRIQAWIEEGHVLVNGQQVRIRHQVLPGDVLHVTPQSRPEELAYEAEDIELDIVDQTEDWLVINKPAGLVTHPGAGNWSGTLLNGLLYHFPQLKQVARAGIVHRLDKDTTGLMVVALTEMAQTHLVRQLQERTVKREYIALCHGFLYGADCIDLPIGRDARVPVRMATQNAIAPRSARTHYEVIEQGLFDRGLAVTAVQCRLETGRTHQIRVHLSSQGHPLLGDDIYGGKPLGGATRQMLHARALAFDDPTTNKLVSFAIDPPVDFTAVYEQVQWKNK, encoded by the coding sequence ATGAATTCAGCAATAGACCAGACAGAAAACAGCCACGCTTTGCAGTTTAATATCGCCATTAGTGCGATGCCAGAGCGTTTAGATAAAGTACTAGCTCAGCTAATGCCTGACCACTCACGCAGTCGAATCCAAGCGTGGATCGAAGAGGGGCATGTATTAGTTAATGGGCAACAGGTGCGTATACGTCATCAGGTATTACCGGGTGATGTGCTACATGTTACACCACAGTCTCGCCCAGAGGAGTTAGCCTATGAGGCCGAAGACATTGAGCTAGACATAGTAGATCAAACTGAAGACTGGTTGGTTATTAATAAACCGGCTGGGCTGGTGACGCATCCAGGGGCCGGTAACTGGAGCGGCACATTATTAAATGGTTTGCTCTATCATTTTCCTCAGTTAAAACAGGTTGCTCGTGCTGGTATTGTGCACCGTTTGGATAAAGATACGACGGGTTTAATGGTCGTAGCGCTTACCGAAATGGCACAAACCCACTTGGTGCGTCAGTTACAAGAGCGAACCGTAAAGCGTGAGTACATCGCACTTTGTCATGGTTTTTTATACGGGGCAGATTGTATTGACTTGCCTATAGGGCGCGATGCGCGAGTTCCTGTTCGAATGGCGACGCAAAATGCGATAGCCCCTCGTAGTGCTCGTACGCATTACGAGGTCATTGAACAGGGCTTATTTGACAGAGGCTTAGCTGTGACGGCAGTGCAGTGCAGGCTGGAAACAGGCCGTACCCACCAGATTCGTGTTCATCTCAGCAGTCAAGGCCATCCCTTATTGGGCGACGATATTTATGGTGGAAAGCCCCTAGGAGGTGCAACGCGTCAAATGCTGCATGCGAGAGCATTGGCTTTTGATGATCCCACTACAAATAAATTGGTTAGTTTTGCTATAGACCCTCCAGTCGACTTTACCGCCGTCTATGAGCAAGTCCAATGGAAAAACAAATAA
- a CDS encoding outer membrane protein assembly factor BamD — protein MTQLSYTQRIGRALSITCACLLLAACGSVKTTVDPTIGWTAERLYQDGKAEMAAGNWKQARTRLEAVEARYPFGIYAQQALIDQAYINWKDDEPEQALGAIDRFQKQYPNHPGSDYMLYLKGLISFTPPSASLMKFTMQDPSERDPKGLSESYDAFMQLIEQYPESRYANDARLRASWLVNTIAQNEAHVAEYYYTRHAYVAAINRAQRVITDFQGVPIAERALYIMYLSYDKLGKNDLRDDTKRVMDQNYPNSSYFTNGLAEKKNYWNPINWF, from the coding sequence ATGACCCAGTTATCCTATACTCAACGCATTGGGCGTGCTTTATCTATTACTTGTGCCTGCTTACTACTCGCCGCGTGTGGATCCGTTAAAACCACCGTAGACCCCACCATTGGCTGGACTGCAGAGCGCCTCTATCAAGACGGTAAGGCAGAAATGGCAGCAGGTAACTGGAAACAAGCTCGAACACGCCTAGAGGCCGTAGAAGCTCGTTACCCTTTTGGTATTTACGCACAACAAGCGCTCATTGACCAAGCCTATATCAACTGGAAAGACGACGAACCCGAGCAAGCTCTTGGCGCCATTGATCGCTTTCAAAAACAATATCCTAATCACCCCGGTAGTGATTACATGTTGTACCTAAAAGGCTTAATTTCCTTTACGCCCCCCAGCGCAAGCTTGATGAAGTTCACGATGCAAGATCCGAGTGAGCGCGACCCAAAAGGCCTAAGCGAATCCTATGACGCCTTTATGCAATTGATCGAACAATACCCTGAAAGTCGCTATGCAAATGATGCGCGATTACGTGCTAGCTGGCTAGTCAATACCATTGCTCAAAACGAGGCTCACGTGGCTGAATACTATTACACACGCCATGCCTATGTTGCAGCGATTAACCGCGCGCAACGTGTCATCACCGACTTTCAAGGCGTGCCTATTGCGGAACGCGCCCTCTACATCATGTACTTATCCTACGATAAGCTAGGCAAAAATGACCTACGTGATGACACCAAACGAGTCATGGATCAAAACTACCCAAACTCAAGCTACTTTACAAATGGTTTAGCTGAAAAGAAAAACTACTGGAATCCGATTAACTGGTTCTAA
- a CDS encoding ATP-dependent DNA helicase: protein MLLQDLDEVFANDGPLAASVDHYVLRTQQLELAQSIQHALDTPSTLVAEAGTGTGKTWAYLVPLFLSGRKALVSTGTRTLQDQLFRRDLPHLRKALSLSLNVSLLKGRGNYVCHYYFEKYEQDERGFSSRAEAAQMKHIQTFIERSKTGDKSELSDVPEDAPVWHRVTSTRETCLGQDCPYVGECFVLKARRKAQEADIIVVNHALFMADLALREEGITDLLPEVDVVVFDEAHQLPDVATRFLGTTISMHQINDVAHLIEAAGLAHAKGTTDWSAVAGAIRLAVQELRLQAAPIQKLSGHKATFLDLPNADGFDRALDELLEKLDKVIKLIDLLKDHHPDLAAAYKTSLQLRAQLYVWTQPDRLGKSTLMPDADPALVQQIEQESVRWVEHGSSYLRLHRAPLSVAQIFSRYKGDEQSWIFTSATLSVHGNFNHFVHQLGLWEAKVEVWPSPFNYPEQALLYVPQGLPLPNSADFYPAFINVIMPFIQQAQGGVLILSTTLRGVDQMADLIQERLENLGLTRHLMRQGEKSRQVLLDEFRAKSNAVLVGSASFWEGIDVPGDALTVVAIDKLPFAPPDDPVLEARIKVCRDRGGNPFVEYQLPEAAIALKQGAGRLIRTEKDWGVLIMGDARLVEKPYGKVLWRGLPPFTRTRSASQALSFYQKKCPEN from the coding sequence ATGCTTTTGCAGGACTTAGACGAGGTATTTGCTAATGATGGCCCATTAGCAGCATCGGTAGACCATTATGTGCTACGTACCCAACAACTCGAACTGGCTCAATCCATCCAACATGCTCTCGACACGCCTTCCACCTTAGTCGCCGAGGCAGGGACTGGCACAGGTAAAACATGGGCTTATTTAGTTCCTTTATTTTTAAGTGGTCGTAAAGCCTTGGTGTCTACAGGTACACGCACTTTACAAGATCAGTTGTTTAGGCGTGACCTGCCTCATTTGCGCAAAGCCTTGTCGTTATCATTGAATGTGTCTTTGCTCAAAGGCAGAGGCAATTATGTGTGCCATTATTACTTTGAAAAATACGAGCAGGATGAGCGTGGTTTTAGCTCTAGGGCCGAAGCCGCTCAGATGAAACACATACAGACATTCATTGAACGCAGTAAAACGGGTGATAAGAGCGAGTTGTCTGATGTGCCCGAAGATGCACCTGTGTGGCATCGGGTCACCTCCACCAGAGAAACCTGCTTAGGACAGGATTGTCCTTATGTGGGCGAATGCTTTGTCTTAAAGGCCCGGCGCAAAGCCCAAGAGGCCGATATTATTGTGGTGAATCATGCGTTATTTATGGCAGACTTGGCTTTACGCGAAGAAGGCATCACCGATTTACTTCCTGAGGTCGATGTAGTCGTTTTTGACGAAGCCCACCAGTTACCCGATGTGGCAACTCGGTTTTTGGGTACCACTATCTCCATGCATCAAATCAATGATGTGGCTCATTTGATTGAGGCAGCGGGCTTAGCTCATGCCAAAGGGACAACAGATTGGAGTGCGGTGGCAGGGGCAATTCGTTTGGCGGTACAAGAGCTACGTCTTCAGGCGGCACCTATTCAAAAACTATCTGGGCATAAAGCGACGTTTTTAGATTTGCCGAATGCAGATGGTTTTGACAGGGCCTTAGATGAGCTTTTAGAAAAGCTAGATAAGGTGATTAAGCTAATTGATTTACTCAAAGATCATCATCCTGATTTAGCCGCCGCTTACAAAACGTCTTTGCAGTTGCGTGCGCAACTGTATGTGTGGACGCAGCCAGATCGTTTAGGTAAAAGTACATTAATGCCTGATGCTGATCCGGCGTTAGTACAGCAAATAGAACAAGAGTCTGTGCGCTGGGTAGAGCATGGCAGCAGTTACTTGCGCTTACACCGTGCCCCCTTATCAGTAGCACAAATTTTTTCTCGCTATAAAGGCGATGAGCAAAGCTGGATATTTACCTCTGCCACGCTATCAGTGCATGGTAATTTTAATCATTTTGTGCATCAGCTCGGGTTATGGGAGGCCAAAGTCGAGGTTTGGCCATCACCGTTCAATTACCCTGAGCAAGCTCTACTTTATGTGCCTCAAGGGCTTCCTTTGCCTAATAGCGCTGATTTTTATCCTGCCTTTATTAATGTAATTATGCCATTTATTCAGCAGGCCCAAGGTGGGGTCTTGATTTTGAGTACCACTCTACGGGGGGTGGACCAAATGGCTGATTTGATTCAAGAGCGATTAGAGAACCTAGGACTGACTCGGCATTTAATGCGCCAAGGTGAAAAATCGCGTCAGGTTCTTTTGGATGAGTTTAGGGCTAAATCGAATGCTGTCTTGGTAGGTAGTGCTAGTTTCTGGGAGGGCATTGATGTACCGGGTGATGCTTTAACAGTAGTGGCAATTGATAAGCTGCCTTTTGCTCCACCCGATGATCCAGTTTTAGAGGCAAGGATTAAAGTCTGCCGAGATCGAGGTGGCAACCCATTTGTGGAGTATCAGCTACCAGAGGCTGCGATTGCTTTAAAGCAGGGGGCGGGACGGTTAATTCGTACAGAAAAAGACTGGGGAGTATTGATTATGGGTGATGCTCGTTTGGTTGAAAAGCCTTATGGCAAAGTGCTGTGGCGTGGCTTGCCTCCTTTTACTCGGACACGTAGTGCCTCTCAGGCCTTGAGTTTCTATCAAAAAAAATGCCCAGAAAACTAA